In Styela clava chromosome 14, kaStyClav1.hap1.2, whole genome shotgun sequence, the following are encoded in one genomic region:
- the LOC120341521 gene encoding uncharacterized protein LOC120341521 isoform X1: protein MSVIHPGSSINFDAENLQQNDDEDEMLQEELRQQKELRELLSAELSDDLLDDDHSSVNDSHRSLPQDVSNEQHESVESPVIPSTGWMQNGGNYNVTQPITTSTSEPYYGRNGYDVNIRNPYNYQNGQQQYYDPSYDIVTSQSQPQWHQQQQGYGNNMMFQQSRDNGVGQYIPYQNEVPPHQNGEYPFAERGEVEGMEDYGEVLDGNHIQQQQFIQYNPQRNANPSVTDSLTPSPGSKLSYRQSYPPNTSKYGRPKHDDYNRYGHNSPHVSHDISVESSPADPGSRERDKLQQQFTSVANDVRGDNGQQMAQLQILYKARGKKIDAISRELEDLKNESAREKRILNHQLAMAKDQKDGMGTSLEESQRLTQSKDRDIEDLRSRLDSQHSEIEALKSNKNELLTKIQVSERTIESLHEQLTQMSHSEAIERARDQHDAVLNAQTQRHEMQVLELTTQLDECRQEMNEKTEEVDKLRFHLNKISRESEQTLLDKTETINRLTKSLEDAQNQCQGLLAGSNENAFARHQVGDLLEERKKNEEEIACLKMQDRDAEEHLKLYENALQLGASNTGGPRNIHTRGGSLSDSLSELMNNDVARKLDWKTPKINKSQSEETISGSQEELIDGLRRELQRALNCNKAKRDEVTKLKQQCSELVDESSHWRARADEAKSQLKLSTSTSAERADIENNQILIQEFEEKLKEAQDEVERLEQTNTEVKQRMVEMIQEHDQDKQDAVERCERALMQLHEDAKQTLRDELRAEHEQKLYEISVENDARIRELSTELAELQHELHDVKQSYVHVCAEKDNIQSNVQQELTEQYEKEKEEFATDHENAIKKLEKMLSELEIEMNVKIKEEKENCEGEWEKEREKIIGELRDEWEKEKEGEFTQRIETQIALAKVNWFEEFSNSKQKAIHTAVKAEEEKWNKRIEELRQDWEEKKNHELERKMNEEQEKWNLLKEEEIQKLQDEFQSEKESAVKMATCMAELNKTLHKENIEEESRMNFEKQLKEAEESWMKERNELMEEARKSWEQEKGKLIQDAVEETRKKMVDDAENERKTQKSVMEKAIFEVKKICNEEKQNSLKQKNIEMEREIKKLQEQHKTDYEMFVDEHKKTLASFLQQEKSKSITTSTVTKDSSTQAEMEVSHRTNNYETKEKIWKSEREEIINKNKNELDEMQRKFEAKFEELRNEIEQLMKERNELSEELKRNESRKHIEDKKASLTNQLELSHLQLENERLRAEMKATESKVEKLSEKNTNDINRLKERMRDEYRRWKKERSSLVSKLKETSSTPQGVAPPVPNMQDTPCKFCQSSQENKEEILKHKDEATRKAISELTDIYAGTLKMIKDEMMTYIGESRCRTKETISRERKHTASKLKTHYNKVLNRVKPEKDLHAQLIQRLKLLESDTDSRPETPQTSTSRRNSSSVPQSSNSYNPSIPSTSGISRSDLVSTTNKPTLSQINHFSNQYDDDNHLPTKLTPELHRNQQHSAFKPPILPTRQQSVNNPVLYGFERQKSTEFQPQNVSNLPIRQKLTKENSSVRPTSQNFHSYVSERDSRSQSSCQSQQFSSKYPPVLANIDFSPRRTRSDNFNYSQYRDLRTPGSASMGETYKPTRP from the exons GCTGGATGCAGAATGGTGGCAACTATAATGTCACACAACCTATCACAACATCCACCTCTGAACCATATTATGGAAGAAATGGATATGATGTCAATATAAGG AATCCATACAATTATCAGAACGGCCAACAACAATATTATGATCCTTCATAtgatattgttacatcacaatcaCAGCCACAATGGcatcaacaacaacaaggatATGGGAATAATATGATGTTTCAACAG AGTCGAGACAATGGAGTTGGCCAATATATACCTTACCAGAATGAAGTTCCTCCCCATCAAAATGGGGAATACCCTTTTGCGGAGAGGGGTGAAGTAGAAGGAATGGAAGATTATGGGGAGGTTTTGGATGGAAATCAtattcaacaacaacaatttattcaatataatCCGCAAAGAAATGCTAACCCGAGCGTAACTGACTCTTTAACCCCCTCTCCTGGTTCGAAATTATCATATCGACAATCATACCCACCTAATACTTCGAAATATGGTAGGCCCAAACATGACGATTACAACAGATATGGACATAACTCGCCTCACGTAAGTCAT GATATATCTGTTGAAAGTTCGCCTGCTGATCCTGGTTCCAGAGAAAGAGATAAACTGCAACAACAATTTACCAGCGTAGCAAATG ATGTCCGAGGAGATAATGGTCAACAGATGGCGCAACTTCAAATATTATACAAAGCAAGAGGCAAAAAGATCGATGCAATATCTCGAGAACTTgaagatttaaaaaatgaatctgCGAGAGAGAAAAGAATTCTGAACCATCAGCTTGCCATGGCTAAAG atCAAAAAGATGGAATGGGAACAAGCTTAGAAGAATCTCAACGATTAACTCAATCAAAAGATCGAGATATTGAGGATTTGAGATCGAGATTAGATTCACAACATTCTGAAATTGAAGCTTTGAAATCTAATAAAAATGAG ctttTAACAAAGATCCAGGTTTCTGAACGAACTATTGAAAGTCTTCATGAACAATTGACACAAATGAGCCACTCTGAGGCGATAGAGAGAGCAAGAGATCAACACGATGCCGTACTCAATGCTCAGACCCAACGCCATGAAATGCAAGTTCTTGAATTGACGACACAACTTGATGAATGCAGacaagaaatgaatgaaaag ACGGAGGAAGTTGACAAACTGCGATTTCATCTTAATAAAATATCTCGTGAATCAGAACAAACATTGCTTGATAAAACAGAGACGATAAACAGGCTGACCAAAAGTTTGGAAGATGCTCAGAATCAGTGTCAG GGTTTACTTGCTGGTTCAAATGAAAATGCGTTTGCTCGACATCAAGTTGGTGATTTATTAGAAGAAAGAAAGAAAAACGAAGAAGAAATTGCTTGCTTAAAG ATGCAAGACAGAGATGCTGAAGAACATCTGAAACTATATGAGAACGCACTTCAACTTGGAGCATCGAACACTGGAGGGCCTCGTAACATTCATACACGGGGAGGAAGTTTGTCTGATTCGCTCAGCGAACTCATGAACAATGATGTTGCCAGAAAGTTAGATTGGAAAACCCCGAAAATTAATAAG TCTCAATCTGAAGAAACAATCTCAGGAAGCCAAGAAGAATTAATTGATGGGTTGAGGAGGGAATTACAGAGAGCTTTGAATTGTAATAAAGCAAAGAGAGATGAG GTCACAAAACTCAAACAACAGTGTTCCGAACTTGTCGACGAATCTTCTCACTGGAGAGCGAGAGCTGATGAAGCTAAATCACAACTCAAACTT AGCACGTCAACATCCGCAGAGAGAGCAGACATAGAAAACAATCAAATTCTAATTCAAGAGTTTGAAGAAAAACTGAAGGAAGCACAAGATGAAGTGGAAAG ACTTGAACAAACCAACACAGAAGTAAAACAAAGAATGGTTGAAATGATTCAGGAACATGATCAGGATAAACAGGATGCCGTGGAAAG ATGTGAAAGAGCATTGATGCAATTACATGAAGATGCAAAACAAACATTACGAGATGAATTAAGGGCTGAACATGAACAAAAACTTTATGAAATATCAGTGGAAAACGATGCAAGGATCAGAGAGTTGAG TACTGAACTTGCGGAGCTTCAGCATGAATTGCACgatgtcaaacaaagttacgtTCATGTTTGTGCAGAGAAAGATAATATTCAATCAAATGTGCAGCAGGAATTAACTGAACAATATGAAAAG GAAAAAGAAGAATTTGCCACTGATCATGAAAATGCAATAAAGAAACTTGAGAAAATGTTGAGCGAATTGGAAATTGAAATGAATGTGAAGATAAAAGAAGAGAAAGAGAACTGTGAGGGCGAGTGGGAGAAAGAAAGAGAGAAAATAATCGGAGAGTTGAGAGATGAGTGGGAAAAAGAGAAAGAAGGGGAATTTACACAAAGAATAGAAACTCAG ATTGCTCTTGCTAAAGTGAACTGGTTTGAAGAATTTTCCAATTCCAAACAGAAAGCGATTCATACTGCAGTGAAAGCAGAGGAAGAAAAATGGAATAAGAG GATTGAAGAGCTCAGGCAGGATTGGGAAGAGAAGAAAAACCATGAATTAGaaagaaaaatgaatgaagAACAAGAAAAATGGAATTTACTGAAG GAAGAAGAAATCCAAAAACTTCAAGATGAATTTCAATCTGAAAAAGAATCTGCTGTTAAGATGGCAACATGTATGGCCGAGCTTAATAAAACACTACATAAG GAAAATATTGAAGAAGAATCCaggatgaattttgaaaaacaattgaaagaagCCGAAGAATCATGGATGAAAGAAAGGAATGAATTAATGGAGGAGGCAAGAAAATCCTGGGAGCAGGAAAAAGGAAAATTGATTCAAGATGCGGTTGAGGAAACTAGGAAGAAAATGGTAGATGATGCTGAG AATGAAAGAAAAACACAGAAATCTGTGATGGAGAAAGCAATATTTGAAGTGAAGAAAATTTGTAacgaagaaaaacaaaattcactgaaacagaaaaatattgaaatggaaCGAGAGATAAAAAA ACTTCAAGAACAACACAAAACAGATTATGAAATGTTTGTGGATGAACACAAGAAAACTTTGGCTTCGTTCCTACAACAAGAGAAAAGTAAATCGATAACAACGTCTACTGTGACTAAGGATTCTTCAACACAAGCTGAG atggaAGTATCACATCGAACAAATAATTACGAAACGAAagaaaaaatatggaaatctgaaagagaagaaattattaACAAGAATAAGAATGAATTGGATGAAATGCAAAGAAAATTTGAAGCAAA ATTCGAAGAACTTCGTAATGAAATTGAACAATTGATGAAAGAGAGGAACGAATTATCTGAAGAATTGAAAAGAAATGAAAGCAGAAAACATATCGAG gatAAAAAAGCATCTTTAACCAATCAGCTTGAGCTCTCTCATCTACAATTAGAAAACGAGAGATTGCGTGCCGAAATGAAAGCAACAGAATCAAAAGTTGAGAAATTatccgaaaaaaatacaaacgaTATAAATCGACTAAAAGAGAGAATGAGAG atGAATACAGAAGATGGAAGAAAGAACGTTCTAGTCTCGtttcaaaattaaaagaaaCATCTTCAACCCCACAAGGGGTTGCTCCACCTGTTCCTAATATGCAAGACACACCGTGCAAATTTTGTCAATCTTCCCAAGAAAATAAAgaagaaattttaaaacataaaGATGAAGCAACAAGGAAAGCTATTTCTGAGTTGACAGATATTTATGCAGGAACGTTAAAGATGATAAAAG ACGAAATGATGACGTACATAGGTGAGAGCAGATGTCGGACTAAAGAAACAATATCAAGAGAGAGAAAACATACAGCAAGCAAATTGAAAACACATTATAATAAAGTATTGAACAGAGTCAAACCTGAGAAAGATTTACACGCTCAACTTATACAAAG attaaaATTATTGGAAAGCGACACTGACAGTCGACCAGAAACACCACAAACTTCAACTTCAAGGAGAAATTCTTCTTCTGTCCCACAATCCAGCAATTCATACAATCCAAGTATTCCATCCACGTCAGGAATATCTCGTTCAGATCTAGTTTCTACGACAAACAAACCCACTTTGTCACAAATTAACCATTTCTCAAACCAATATGATGATGATAACCATTTACCGACAAAATTAACCCCAGAATTACACCGGAATCAACAACACAGTGCTTTTAAACCACCAATTTTGCCAACAAGACAGCAAAGTGTTAATAACCCAGTTTTATACGGATTTGAAAGACAAAAAAGTACAGAATTTCAACctcaaaatgtttcaaatttacCAATCAGACAAAAATTAACGAAAGAGAACTCCTCTGTTAGACCAACCTCTCAAAATTTTCACTCCTACGTAAGCGAAAGAGACTCTAGAAGTCAAAGTTCATGTCAAAGCCaacaattttcttcaaaatatccGCCAGTTTTAGCGAACATTGATTTTTCACCAAGACGTACACGAAGTGATAACTTCAATTATTCTCAGTATAGAGATTTAAGAACGCCTGGCAGTGCTTCGATGGGTGAAACATATAAACCAACAAGGCCGTAG
- the LOC120341521 gene encoding uncharacterized protein LOC120341521 isoform X2 produces the protein MSVIHPGSSINFDAENLQQNDDEDEMLQEELRQQKELRELLSAELSDDLLDDDHSSVNDSHRSLPQDVSNEQHESVESPVIPSTGWMQNGGNYNVTQPITTSTSEPYYGRNGYDVNIRNPYNYQNGQQQYYDPSYDIVTSQSQPQWHQQQQGYGNNMMFQQSRDNGVGQYIPYQNEVPPHQNGEYPFAERGEVEGMEDYGEVLDGNHIQQQQFIQYNPQRNANPSVTDSLTPSPGSKLSYRQSYPPNTSKYGRPKHDDYNRYGHNSPHDISVESSPADPGSRERDKLQQQFTSVANDVRGDNGQQMAQLQILYKARGKKIDAISRELEDLKNESAREKRILNHQLAMAKDQKDGMGTSLEESQRLTQSKDRDIEDLRSRLDSQHSEIEALKSNKNELLTKIQVSERTIESLHEQLTQMSHSEAIERARDQHDAVLNAQTQRHEMQVLELTTQLDECRQEMNEKTEEVDKLRFHLNKISRESEQTLLDKTETINRLTKSLEDAQNQCQGLLAGSNENAFARHQVGDLLEERKKNEEEIACLKMQDRDAEEHLKLYENALQLGASNTGGPRNIHTRGGSLSDSLSELMNNDVARKLDWKTPKINKSQSEETISGSQEELIDGLRRELQRALNCNKAKRDEVTKLKQQCSELVDESSHWRARADEAKSQLKLSTSTSAERADIENNQILIQEFEEKLKEAQDEVERLEQTNTEVKQRMVEMIQEHDQDKQDAVERCERALMQLHEDAKQTLRDELRAEHEQKLYEISVENDARIRELSTELAELQHELHDVKQSYVHVCAEKDNIQSNVQQELTEQYEKEKEEFATDHENAIKKLEKMLSELEIEMNVKIKEEKENCEGEWEKEREKIIGELRDEWEKEKEGEFTQRIETQIALAKVNWFEEFSNSKQKAIHTAVKAEEEKWNKRIEELRQDWEEKKNHELERKMNEEQEKWNLLKEEEIQKLQDEFQSEKESAVKMATCMAELNKTLHKENIEEESRMNFEKQLKEAEESWMKERNELMEEARKSWEQEKGKLIQDAVEETRKKMVDDAENERKTQKSVMEKAIFEVKKICNEEKQNSLKQKNIEMEREIKKLQEQHKTDYEMFVDEHKKTLASFLQQEKSKSITTSTVTKDSSTQAEMEVSHRTNNYETKEKIWKSEREEIINKNKNELDEMQRKFEAKFEELRNEIEQLMKERNELSEELKRNESRKHIEDKKASLTNQLELSHLQLENERLRAEMKATESKVEKLSEKNTNDINRLKERMRDEYRRWKKERSSLVSKLKETSSTPQGVAPPVPNMQDTPCKFCQSSQENKEEILKHKDEATRKAISELTDIYAGTLKMIKDEMMTYIGESRCRTKETISRERKHTASKLKTHYNKVLNRVKPEKDLHAQLIQRLKLLESDTDSRPETPQTSTSRRNSSSVPQSSNSYNPSIPSTSGISRSDLVSTTNKPTLSQINHFSNQYDDDNHLPTKLTPELHRNQQHSAFKPPILPTRQQSVNNPVLYGFERQKSTEFQPQNVSNLPIRQKLTKENSSVRPTSQNFHSYVSERDSRSQSSCQSQQFSSKYPPVLANIDFSPRRTRSDNFNYSQYRDLRTPGSASMGETYKPTRP, from the exons GCTGGATGCAGAATGGTGGCAACTATAATGTCACACAACCTATCACAACATCCACCTCTGAACCATATTATGGAAGAAATGGATATGATGTCAATATAAGG AATCCATACAATTATCAGAACGGCCAACAACAATATTATGATCCTTCATAtgatattgttacatcacaatcaCAGCCACAATGGcatcaacaacaacaaggatATGGGAATAATATGATGTTTCAACAG AGTCGAGACAATGGAGTTGGCCAATATATACCTTACCAGAATGAAGTTCCTCCCCATCAAAATGGGGAATACCCTTTTGCGGAGAGGGGTGAAGTAGAAGGAATGGAAGATTATGGGGAGGTTTTGGATGGAAATCAtattcaacaacaacaatttattcaatataatCCGCAAAGAAATGCTAACCCGAGCGTAACTGACTCTTTAACCCCCTCTCCTGGTTCGAAATTATCATATCGACAATCATACCCACCTAATACTTCGAAATATGGTAGGCCCAAACATGACGATTACAACAGATATGGACATAACTCGCCTCAC GATATATCTGTTGAAAGTTCGCCTGCTGATCCTGGTTCCAGAGAAAGAGATAAACTGCAACAACAATTTACCAGCGTAGCAAATG ATGTCCGAGGAGATAATGGTCAACAGATGGCGCAACTTCAAATATTATACAAAGCAAGAGGCAAAAAGATCGATGCAATATCTCGAGAACTTgaagatttaaaaaatgaatctgCGAGAGAGAAAAGAATTCTGAACCATCAGCTTGCCATGGCTAAAG atCAAAAAGATGGAATGGGAACAAGCTTAGAAGAATCTCAACGATTAACTCAATCAAAAGATCGAGATATTGAGGATTTGAGATCGAGATTAGATTCACAACATTCTGAAATTGAAGCTTTGAAATCTAATAAAAATGAG ctttTAACAAAGATCCAGGTTTCTGAACGAACTATTGAAAGTCTTCATGAACAATTGACACAAATGAGCCACTCTGAGGCGATAGAGAGAGCAAGAGATCAACACGATGCCGTACTCAATGCTCAGACCCAACGCCATGAAATGCAAGTTCTTGAATTGACGACACAACTTGATGAATGCAGacaagaaatgaatgaaaag ACGGAGGAAGTTGACAAACTGCGATTTCATCTTAATAAAATATCTCGTGAATCAGAACAAACATTGCTTGATAAAACAGAGACGATAAACAGGCTGACCAAAAGTTTGGAAGATGCTCAGAATCAGTGTCAG GGTTTACTTGCTGGTTCAAATGAAAATGCGTTTGCTCGACATCAAGTTGGTGATTTATTAGAAGAAAGAAAGAAAAACGAAGAAGAAATTGCTTGCTTAAAG ATGCAAGACAGAGATGCTGAAGAACATCTGAAACTATATGAGAACGCACTTCAACTTGGAGCATCGAACACTGGAGGGCCTCGTAACATTCATACACGGGGAGGAAGTTTGTCTGATTCGCTCAGCGAACTCATGAACAATGATGTTGCCAGAAAGTTAGATTGGAAAACCCCGAAAATTAATAAG TCTCAATCTGAAGAAACAATCTCAGGAAGCCAAGAAGAATTAATTGATGGGTTGAGGAGGGAATTACAGAGAGCTTTGAATTGTAATAAAGCAAAGAGAGATGAG GTCACAAAACTCAAACAACAGTGTTCCGAACTTGTCGACGAATCTTCTCACTGGAGAGCGAGAGCTGATGAAGCTAAATCACAACTCAAACTT AGCACGTCAACATCCGCAGAGAGAGCAGACATAGAAAACAATCAAATTCTAATTCAAGAGTTTGAAGAAAAACTGAAGGAAGCACAAGATGAAGTGGAAAG ACTTGAACAAACCAACACAGAAGTAAAACAAAGAATGGTTGAAATGATTCAGGAACATGATCAGGATAAACAGGATGCCGTGGAAAG ATGTGAAAGAGCATTGATGCAATTACATGAAGATGCAAAACAAACATTACGAGATGAATTAAGGGCTGAACATGAACAAAAACTTTATGAAATATCAGTGGAAAACGATGCAAGGATCAGAGAGTTGAG TACTGAACTTGCGGAGCTTCAGCATGAATTGCACgatgtcaaacaaagttacgtTCATGTTTGTGCAGAGAAAGATAATATTCAATCAAATGTGCAGCAGGAATTAACTGAACAATATGAAAAG GAAAAAGAAGAATTTGCCACTGATCATGAAAATGCAATAAAGAAACTTGAGAAAATGTTGAGCGAATTGGAAATTGAAATGAATGTGAAGATAAAAGAAGAGAAAGAGAACTGTGAGGGCGAGTGGGAGAAAGAAAGAGAGAAAATAATCGGAGAGTTGAGAGATGAGTGGGAAAAAGAGAAAGAAGGGGAATTTACACAAAGAATAGAAACTCAG ATTGCTCTTGCTAAAGTGAACTGGTTTGAAGAATTTTCCAATTCCAAACAGAAAGCGATTCATACTGCAGTGAAAGCAGAGGAAGAAAAATGGAATAAGAG GATTGAAGAGCTCAGGCAGGATTGGGAAGAGAAGAAAAACCATGAATTAGaaagaaaaatgaatgaagAACAAGAAAAATGGAATTTACTGAAG GAAGAAGAAATCCAAAAACTTCAAGATGAATTTCAATCTGAAAAAGAATCTGCTGTTAAGATGGCAACATGTATGGCCGAGCTTAATAAAACACTACATAAG GAAAATATTGAAGAAGAATCCaggatgaattttgaaaaacaattgaaagaagCCGAAGAATCATGGATGAAAGAAAGGAATGAATTAATGGAGGAGGCAAGAAAATCCTGGGAGCAGGAAAAAGGAAAATTGATTCAAGATGCGGTTGAGGAAACTAGGAAGAAAATGGTAGATGATGCTGAG AATGAAAGAAAAACACAGAAATCTGTGATGGAGAAAGCAATATTTGAAGTGAAGAAAATTTGTAacgaagaaaaacaaaattcactgaaacagaaaaatattgaaatggaaCGAGAGATAAAAAA ACTTCAAGAACAACACAAAACAGATTATGAAATGTTTGTGGATGAACACAAGAAAACTTTGGCTTCGTTCCTACAACAAGAGAAAAGTAAATCGATAACAACGTCTACTGTGACTAAGGATTCTTCAACACAAGCTGAG atggaAGTATCACATCGAACAAATAATTACGAAACGAAagaaaaaatatggaaatctgaaagagaagaaattattaACAAGAATAAGAATGAATTGGATGAAATGCAAAGAAAATTTGAAGCAAA ATTCGAAGAACTTCGTAATGAAATTGAACAATTGATGAAAGAGAGGAACGAATTATCTGAAGAATTGAAAAGAAATGAAAGCAGAAAACATATCGAG gatAAAAAAGCATCTTTAACCAATCAGCTTGAGCTCTCTCATCTACAATTAGAAAACGAGAGATTGCGTGCCGAAATGAAAGCAACAGAATCAAAAGTTGAGAAATTatccgaaaaaaatacaaacgaTATAAATCGACTAAAAGAGAGAATGAGAG atGAATACAGAAGATGGAAGAAAGAACGTTCTAGTCTCGtttcaaaattaaaagaaaCATCTTCAACCCCACAAGGGGTTGCTCCACCTGTTCCTAATATGCAAGACACACCGTGCAAATTTTGTCAATCTTCCCAAGAAAATAAAgaagaaattttaaaacataaaGATGAAGCAACAAGGAAAGCTATTTCTGAGTTGACAGATATTTATGCAGGAACGTTAAAGATGATAAAAG ACGAAATGATGACGTACATAGGTGAGAGCAGATGTCGGACTAAAGAAACAATATCAAGAGAGAGAAAACATACAGCAAGCAAATTGAAAACACATTATAATAAAGTATTGAACAGAGTCAAACCTGAGAAAGATTTACACGCTCAACTTATACAAAG attaaaATTATTGGAAAGCGACACTGACAGTCGACCAGAAACACCACAAACTTCAACTTCAAGGAGAAATTCTTCTTCTGTCCCACAATCCAGCAATTCATACAATCCAAGTATTCCATCCACGTCAGGAATATCTCGTTCAGATCTAGTTTCTACGACAAACAAACCCACTTTGTCACAAATTAACCATTTCTCAAACCAATATGATGATGATAACCATTTACCGACAAAATTAACCCCAGAATTACACCGGAATCAACAACACAGTGCTTTTAAACCACCAATTTTGCCAACAAGACAGCAAAGTGTTAATAACCCAGTTTTATACGGATTTGAAAGACAAAAAAGTACAGAATTTCAACctcaaaatgtttcaaatttacCAATCAGACAAAAATTAACGAAAGAGAACTCCTCTGTTAGACCAACCTCTCAAAATTTTCACTCCTACGTAAGCGAAAGAGACTCTAGAAGTCAAAGTTCATGTCAAAGCCaacaattttcttcaaaatatccGCCAGTTTTAGCGAACATTGATTTTTCACCAAGACGTACACGAAGTGATAACTTCAATTATTCTCAGTATAGAGATTTAAGAACGCCTGGCAGTGCTTCGATGGGTGAAACATATAAACCAACAAGGCCGTAG